Proteins encoded within one genomic window of Leptidea sinapis chromosome 7, ilLepSina1.1, whole genome shotgun sequence:
- the LOC126965421 gene encoding zinc finger protein 271-like → MVDAADGNNSNWMRFINCSRHWSEHNLVAFQYKGELYYCTIRTIPRNTELMVYYGSEFAHRLHVDIGRYNSPVDEFVKRLAASYEHYDKMYAELTNPRNKSGTSLKQSVIFTKKKKIIPVKKSNSSNVKRPTYNQTIASKKTNKIHSDTKSTVSIVNEKTNQSVELKEHNSIYRDKKSQSDNITKTTPNEPDASKVHNTCGMTESSNVGGTMSNQCSYLKQGTGQYTGEKPYPRDECGKSTTESGHLTNHKRIQPCDKPYPCNVCGKSFNQSSHLKTHSKIHTGDKSYPCNVCGKSFIQSSDLKRHSRIHTGDKPYPCNVCGKSFSESGHLKRHSRIHTGDKPYTCDICPLKFTHKQSLVMHFQKRML, encoded by the exons ATGGTGGACGCCGCAGACGGGAACAACTCCAATTGGATGCGGTTTATTAACTGCTCTAGACATTGGAGTGAACATAACCTCGTCGCGTTCCAGTACAAGGGAGAATTGTATTACTG CACAATTAGAACTATTCCTCGCAATACGGAGCTGATGGTGTACTATGGGAGTGAGTTCGCACATCGCCTGCACGTCGATATCGGTCGATATAACTCACCTGTAGACGAATTTg ttAAGCGACTAGCAGCTAGTTATGAACACTATGATAAAATGTACGCAGAATTGACCAATCCAAGAAATAAGAGTGGAACTTCGTTGAAGCAATCTGTTATATTtacgaaaaaaaagaaaattattccaGTTAAAAAGTCGAATTCAAGCAATGTTAAAAGACCAACGTACAATCAAACTATTGCTTCGaagaaaactaataaaatacattcagaTACAAAGTCTACTGTCAGTATCGTAAATGAAAAAACCAATCAATCTGTTGAATTGAAAGAACATAACTCAATATATAGAGATAAAAAGTCTCAATCGGATAATATTACCAAAACAACGCCCAACGAACCTGATGCTTCAAAGGTACATAATACGTGTGGAATGACTGAATCCAGTAATGTTGGCGGAACAATGTCCAATCAATGCAGTTATTTAAAGCAAGGTACAGGTCAATACACTGGTGAAAAACCATACCCTCGTGATGAATGTGGTAAGAGTACCACTGAATCTGGTCATCTGACGAACCACAAAAGAATACAACCTTGCGATAAACCATATCCATGTAatgtatgtggtaagagtttcaatcaATCTAGTCATTTGAAAACACATAGTaaaatacataccggtgataaatcTTACCCGTGCAATGTATGTGGTAAAAGTTTCATTCAATCTAGTgatttgaagagacatagtcgaatacataccggtgataaaccttacccgtgcaatgtgtgtggtaagagtttcagtgaATCTGGTCatttgaagagacatagtagaatacataccggtgataaaccatATACATGCGACATTTGTCCGCTGAAATTTACTCATAAACAATCTCTTGTTATGCACTTTCAGAAacgtatgttataa